A section of the Perognathus longimembris pacificus isolate PPM17 chromosome 7, ASM2315922v1, whole genome shotgun sequence genome encodes:
- the Mrpl20 gene encoding 39S ribosomal protein L20, mitochondrial: MVFLTARLWLRNRLTDRYFRIQEVLKHARHFRGRKNRCYRLAVRAVTRAFVKSTRARRLKKRILRTLWINRITAASQEHGLQYPAFISNLIKCQVELNRKVLADLAIYEPKTFKSLAALAKRRREEGFAAALGDGKEPEGIFSRVVQYH, from the exons ATGGTGTTCCTCACCGCTCGGCTCTGGCTGCGGAACCGCCTCACGGACCGCTACTTTCGGATCCAGGAGGTGTTGAAGCACGCCCGG CACTTCCGGGGGAGAAAGAACCGCTGCTACCGGCTGGCCGTGCGGGCGGTGACCCGGGCCTTCGTGAAGAGCACGCGGGCCCGCAGGCTGAAGAAGCGGATCCTGAGGACG CTCTGGATTAATCGAATTACAGCTGCCTCCCAGGAACACGGCCTACAGTACCCAGCATTCATTTCCAATTTAATTAAG TGCCAGGTGGAGCTCAACAGGAAAGTACTCGCAGACCTGGCCATCTATGAACCAAAGACTTTTAAATCTCTAGCTGCTTTGGCCAAAAGAAGGCGGGAGGAAGGGTTTGCTGCAGCCTTGGGGGATGGGA